A segment of the Vibrio sp. YMD68 genome:
GCATGCCAGAGAATATCATCGCTAGAGCCAAACGGCGCGATACATTCTGGTAATAGTCACTGAGTTTTATTTGTTAATGCCTAGCTTCTGCTAGGCATTTTGTTTCTTAATCTTAAAAGCAATTCTGTAGCTTAATAGAGGACTCAGATATACTTAGAGTTATCCCTCCTTGCTTCAGTAGGCGAGTCTATGTCAGATAAAGTGAATATCGATCCCTTTGCGGATCGTGAATCCAAAAATTATGAAAACCCCGTTCCGAGCAGAGAGTTCATCATTGAATTTCTGAGAGCGGCGAATGTACCAATGAACCGTAACGACCTATTTGAAGCATTAAAGTTGCAAGGAGAAGAGCAATACGAAGGTTTGCGCCGTCGTCTTCGAGCAATGGAGCGAGATGGTCAACTTATCTTTACCCGTCGTCAATGCTACGCATTACCTGAAAAACTGGAACTGGTAAAAGGCCTGGTTATTGGGCACAAAGATGGTTTTGGTTGGGTACGACCTGAGGGGAGCATAGGTAAAGACAACGATGTGCTGCTACCTCATCACCAAATGCGCAGCATTATTCACGGTGATTTAGTTTTAGTACAACCTGCTGGTACCGATAAGCGCGGTCGCAAAGAGGGGCGCTTAGTTCGAGTGTTAGAGGAACGCAAAACCCCCCTGGTTGGGCGATTCTTCCTTGAATACGGCCATTCTTTTGTCGTGACTGACGATTCACGTATTACTCAAGACATATTGATCCCAAATGAGCATAAAGGTGGTGCTCGAATGGGGAATGTCGTCGTGATTGAGCTGACAGACCGTGGTACAAAAAGCCGCGGAATGATGGGGAAAGTGACCGAGGTTCTTGGTGAAAATATGGCACCAGGTATGGAAACGCAAATCGCCATCCGCACCCACCAAATACCGAATGAATGGCCAGAGGCCGTCGATAAGCAAATTGCTAATCTGGGCGAACATGTACCAGAAGAAGCCAAGGAAGGTCGTGTCGATCTTCGAGATCTTCCTTTAGTCACCATTGATGGTGAAGACGCGCGTGATTTTGATGATGCTGTCTACTGTGAAGCCAAAAAAGGCGGAGGATGGCGTCTTTGGGTCGCGATTGCTGATGTGAGCTATTACGTGCGTACCGACACCGCACTAGACAAAGAAGCGATCAATCGAGGCAACTCGGTTTACTTCCCTTCGCAAGTCGTTCCTATGCTGCCTGAAGTGCTGTCCAACGGATTGTGCTCATTGAACCCGCAAGTTGACCGCTTATGTATGGTTTGTGAAATGACGATCTCGGCAAGTGGTAAGTTGTCGGGTTACAAGCATTATGAAGCGGTAATGAATTCTCATGCTCGACTGACTTACAATAAAGTAGGATCGATTTTAGAGGGCGATGAAGCGCTTCGTCAGCGTTACGAAAAAGAAGTCCCTCATTTAGAAGAACTCCATAAAATGTATAAAATTCTAAAGCAAACGCGTGACAAGCGTGGTGCGATTGAATTTGAAACGGTTGAAACTAAATTTATCTTCAATGCGGATCGTAAAATTGATCGTATTGAGCCTGTGATTCGCAACGATGCCCATAAAATCATCGAAGAATGCATGATTTTAGCCAATATCGCTTCCGCCTCTTTGGTTGAAAAAGCAAAAGAAGCGGCTCTGTATCGAATACATGAAACTCCAGGGGAAGAGAGACTCACGGGGTTCAAAAGTTTCTTGGCCGAATTGGGCTTAACATTGGAGGGGGGCTTATCACCGTCGCCAACGGATTACGCTCAACTGATGCACCAAATCTCAGAACGAGAAGATAAAGAGCTGATTCAAACCATGCTGTTGCGTTCAATGAAGCAAGCCGTGTACAACGCCGATAATTGTGGACACTTTGGTTTAGCACTAAAGCGTTATGCCCACTTTACTTCACCAATTCGTCGTTACCCTGATTTGCTTTTACATCGAGCAATCAAATACCTTATCGCTAAAGGTGAAGGCCGTAATACCGATCGTTGGACACCAACGGGCGGTTATCATTACTCATTTGATGATATGGATTTTTACGGTGAGCAGTGCTCAATGACA
Coding sequences within it:
- the rnr gene encoding ribonuclease R gives rise to the protein MSDKVNIDPFADRESKNYENPVPSREFIIEFLRAANVPMNRNDLFEALKLQGEEQYEGLRRRLRAMERDGQLIFTRRQCYALPEKLELVKGLVIGHKDGFGWVRPEGSIGKDNDVLLPHHQMRSIIHGDLVLVQPAGTDKRGRKEGRLVRVLEERKTPLVGRFFLEYGHSFVVTDDSRITQDILIPNEHKGGARMGNVVVIELTDRGTKSRGMMGKVTEVLGENMAPGMETQIAIRTHQIPNEWPEAVDKQIANLGEHVPEEAKEGRVDLRDLPLVTIDGEDARDFDDAVYCEAKKGGGWRLWVAIADVSYYVRTDTALDKEAINRGNSVYFPSQVVPMLPEVLSNGLCSLNPQVDRLCMVCEMTISASGKLSGYKHYEAVMNSHARLTYNKVGSILEGDEALRQRYEKEVPHLEELHKMYKILKQTRDKRGAIEFETVETKFIFNADRKIDRIEPVIRNDAHKIIEECMILANIASASLVEKAKEAALYRIHETPGEERLTGFKSFLAELGLTLEGGLSPSPTDYAQLMHQISEREDKELIQTMLLRSMKQAVYNADNCGHFGLALKRYAHFTSPIRRYPDLLLHRAIKYLIAKGEGRNTDRWTPTGGYHYSFDDMDFYGEQCSMTERRADDATREVNDWLKCEYMQDHVGEEMDGVIANVTGFGFFVRLTELHIDGLVHISSLANDYYQFDPMGQRLVGESGGMTYRLGDSVKVTVKAVNLDSRQIDFELVGTERKVRGKGKTTKKRAAEAQEKAKNKRRASTKGRTDRSKGSAAKPLVEPTKRPDGSHEDKPKKGASKKKASKGRKKKPRTSPSKPSAKQ